The Alkalihalobacillus sp. TS-13 genomic interval GTATTCAATAACGTATTAGTACAAATCCCTATGGCTGCATTGGTTGGTGTCATGATCATGGTTTCGATTGGAACATTTGATTGGTCTTCGTTGACAAAATTGCATGTCATGCCGAAAACAGATGCAGCAGTCATGATCGTGACCGTTGTGACAGTCGTTGTGACACACGATCTCTCAAAAGGAGTCATCGCCGGGGTCATCCTGAGTGCAATCTTCTTTGCTGCTAAAATCTCGAAAGTCCATGTCGATACAAAAATTGAACAACACTTGAACACGAAGACATATCAAGTAAGAGGACAATTGTTCTTTGCCTCGGTAACTGACTTCGTAGCGAAGTTTGATTTTAAAGATGAAGCAGAAACCGTGATCGTCGATTTCAAGCATGCCCATTGCTGGGATGATTCAGCAGTCGGAGCTGTCGATAAAATCGTCTTGAAATATAAACAAAATGGTGTGAATGTGAAAATCATCGGATTGAATGCAGACAGCCATAAGCTGATCGATCAGTTGGCTGTTTACAATAAAAATGATGCAAAAATCGCCAACCACTAAAGAAAACTTGGCAAAACCAAGCCTTAGCGTAGGCTGAGCCTTAGTTGCCCTTATATTGAAGAAAGTATTTATACTTTCTTTAAATGTAAAATAAAGGTGCTGGACATTGAGTCCAGCAACTTTTGTGTTTATATCATTGTTTTTTGTGGTGAACGTCGAAGCAAGCACTTCCATGTGCAAGTGAGCGAGAAGACTAGCAGATTGCCGCAGAAAGAGAGTATATTTCCAATTTGAATGTTTATTCTTTAACAGCTGCGAACGCCCACAAGAAAGACAAGGCTGATTTGGCTACCCAATTATTGTCCAATAAATCGATGATTTTCGAATTAGGAGTATGTTTTCCTGAAAATGCCCCTTGCATCGTCTTGATGTTGAATCCATGTTCACCTAACAACTGATGTAACTCCCATGGCATCAACATATTATGGATCACCTTTTTACCATATAACCTTTCATAAGCGCGTTGCCGAGGAGGAGCGTATGGACCAAGGGTGACAGTCACAACTATCCCTCCAGGTTTAAGTATTCTTGAGATCTCTTTGATAAGTTGATAAGGTTCGTCCGTCCATTCAAGGGACGTGCAAGCAAATACAGCATCAAAATGCTCGTCCTCAAAAGGGAGTACATTATCAGTTGTGACATATGCTTCAACATTACGAGCTAATGCATAACGAACCATCCTTTCAGACTGATCGCTCCCGATAGCCTTATACCCCTTCTCCTTCATCAATTTTGTACTTACACCAGGACCACATCCAAGATCAAGTACCTTGGTATTCTTTGTGTAATCCACTGACTTGAAGAAAAAAGCCAGCATTTCTGCTCTCGGACCTTTATTCCAAATACGTTCTTGTTCATTCCATCGATCAGCTTGATCATTCCATAATTCCTTGCTCTTGTTGTTCCAATCCAAAAAATTAATCCCCCTTTTTTCTACCTCCACCATTTTTCCTGAGGTAACAAATTTATCTGAATTTCAAATTGCTCTGCAAAACATTCTTAATCCATGATGAATTTTCTTAAGCACCTCATCACTCGGGAAAACTGCAAGATGGACAGCCCCAACCTGTTCACTCTCACGGATTATTCCATTGAAACGTTGTGTAAATTCTTTTTCAAATTCACTCATCCAGTCAAATCCAATTGGTTTGTAAACCATCGGAACAAATCTGAATGGAGGATCCTTTTCAAGTTCGTTTACTTTGAATAATTCATTTAAACGATTTTCTTTGACAGATAAAGCTTCCATCAGTTCCCCTTTTTTCAATTCAAAATAGTTTCCAAATAGTATAGCATAAGTTTCCAGTATCGAAATCATTTACAGGTGTTTAACATTTTGTTATGATGTTATCGAATTTCGATTTCGAAAACCAATATTGATTTCCGATATTTGGAGGTGCGGCTATAGTATGACCGATAAAGTATTACGTAAGTTGTTTTTAGGCTTTATTCAGATCCATATTTTACACCACGCAAAAGAGGATCCCATCTATGGGTCGTGGATGGTTGAGGAGTTACGGGAGCATGGCTATGATATCAGCGCAGGAACCTTGTATCCGATTCTACACTCGATGGAGGAAAATGGGCTTTTGCTGAAAGAAGACCGCAACGTTGAAGGTAAAATCAGGAAGTATTACACCACCACTGAGGCTGGAGAAACGGTTCTGAAGGAAGCACGAAAACAGGCTTATGAACTTTTCAAAGAAATCAACGACTAAGAAAGGAGCCATTATCCAATGAAACGATTGTTGGAGATTTTTCTGATATCCTTGCGTTTAGGCGTTTCTTCATTCGGAGGACCCATTGCACATTTAGGCTATTTTCATGAAGAATATATACGGAGACGAAAATGGATTGATGAACGGACCTATGCTGATCTTGTCGCTTTATGCCAGTTCTTACCGGGACCTGCAAGCAGCCAGGTTGGGATTGGGATTGGTGTTGCTCGTGGAGGGGCGATTGGTGGTTTCATCGCCTTCCTAGGGTTCACCATGCCTTCTGTCATTGCGCTTATCTTGTTTGCGCTCCTTTTAAAAGAATTGGACATTGCAGACGCAGGCTGGATCCAGGGGCTGAAGCTGGTGGCAGTAGCCGTAGTCGCACATGCGATCCTCGGAATGGCATCTAAACTTACGCCTGACAGAAGCCGGAAAACACTTGCTTTGCTGGCAGTTGTCATTACACTTATTTGGCAGACTACATTCACTCAGGTTGGCATCATTATCGGAGCTGCCATCATTGGTCTGTTTCTTTTCAAAAACAAAAGTGATCAAGACGCAGAAGACTTCCGTATTCCGTTGTCAAAACGTTTTGCAACTGTTTGTATCATTCTATTTTTCGGACTGTTAGCTCTTCTCCCATTTTTACGGGAGTTGACAGGTGCCAACTGGATTGCTATGTTCGATAGCTTTTATAGAGCAGGTGCACTTGTTTTTGGTGGCGGGCATGTTGTCCTACCGTTGTTGGAACGAGAATTTGTTCCGACTGGCTGGCTGACTGAACAGGAATTCCTCGCCGGGTATGGCGCAGCACAGGCTGTTCCTGGACCGCTATTTACATTCGCTGCTTATTTAGGTGCAGTTATCAATGGTTGGAAAGGCGGATTGCTTGCGACTGTCGCGATATTCCTTCCAGCATTCCTATTGATATTCGGAGCTTTACCGTTCTGGGACACGTTGAGGAAGAATCAGAAAATGAAAGGCGCGCTTCTTGGAGTCAACGCTGCTGTCGTAGGGATTCTGGTTGTCGCATTTTATCAGCCGATCTGGACAAGTTCTGTAACCTCTGCCATTGATTTCGCTTTTGCAGCTGTATTATTCAGTATGTTGGTGTATTACAAACTTCCACCTTCGATCGTTGTGGTAACAGGAGCACTCGGCGGTATGATTTTAGGATTTATATAAATTAAGGGCTGATTCCAAACATCAATTTCTTCAATGTTTGGGGCAGCCTTTTTGGTTTACATGTATTTTCCTGAAATCGTAACGGACACCAGAGCCATTATTTGTCACAAAAATGCAGTGTTTTAGAATTTAACGGACACCAGAGCCGTTATTTGTGA includes:
- a CDS encoding class I SAM-dependent methyltransferase — protein: MDWNNKSKELWNDQADRWNEQERIWNKGPRAEMLAFFFKSVDYTKNTKVLDLGCGPGVSTKLMKEKGYKAIGSDQSERMVRYALARNVEAYVTTDNVLPFEDEHFDAVFACTSLEWTDEPYQLIKEISRILKPGGIVVTVTLGPYAPPRQRAYERLYGKKVIHNMLMPWELHQLLGEHGFNIKTMQGAFSGKHTPNSKIIDLLDNNWVAKSALSFLWAFAAVKE
- a CDS encoding PadR family transcriptional regulator — translated: MTDKVLRKLFLGFIQIHILHHAKEDPIYGSWMVEELREHGYDISAGTLYPILHSMEENGLLLKEDRNVEGKIRKYYTTTEAGETVLKEARKQAYELFKEIND
- the chrA gene encoding chromate efflux transporter; the protein is MKRLLEIFLISLRLGVSSFGGPIAHLGYFHEEYIRRRKWIDERTYADLVALCQFLPGPASSQVGIGIGVARGGAIGGFIAFLGFTMPSVIALILFALLLKELDIADAGWIQGLKLVAVAVVAHAILGMASKLTPDRSRKTLALLAVVITLIWQTTFTQVGIIIGAAIIGLFLFKNKSDQDAEDFRIPLSKRFATVCIILFFGLLALLPFLRELTGANWIAMFDSFYRAGALVFGGGHVVLPLLEREFVPTGWLTEQEFLAGYGAAQAVPGPLFTFAAYLGAVINGWKGGLLATVAIFLPAFLLIFGALPFWDTLRKNQKMKGALLGVNAAVVGILVVAFYQPIWTSSVTSAIDFAFAAVLFSMLVYYKLPPSIVVVTGALGGMILGFI